In Ostrinia nubilalis chromosome 10, ilOstNubi1.1, whole genome shotgun sequence, a single genomic region encodes these proteins:
- the LOC135075669 gene encoding myosin heavy chain, muscle isoform X31 has protein sequence MPKPVVQDGEDPDPTPYLFVSLEQKRIDQSKPYDGKKACWVPDEKEGFLQGEIKATKGDLVTVNLPGGETKDFKKDLVGQVNPPKYEKCEDMSNLTYLNDASVLYNLKQRYYHKLIYTYSGLFCVAINPYKRFPVYTFRCAKLYRGKRRSEVPPHIFAISDGAYVNMLTNHENQSMLITGESGAGKTENTKKVIAYFATVGASQKKDPNAEKKGSLEDQVVQTNPVLEAFGNAKTVRNDNSSRFGKFIRIHFGPSGKLAGADIETYLLEKARVISQQALERSYHIFYQMMSGSVPGLKDMCLLSNDIHDYYNVAQGKITIPNVDDGEECLLTDQAFDILGFTQEEKDNVYKITAAVMHMGCMKFKQRGREEQAEADGTEDGERVAKLLGVDCQDLYKNLLKPRIKVGNEFVTQGRNKDQVTNSVGALCKGIFDRLFKWLVKKCNETLDTKQKRQHFIGVLDIAGFEIFDYNGFEQLCINFTNEKLQQFFNHHMFVLEQEEYKKEGINWTFIDFGMDLLACIDLIEKPMGILSILEEESMFPKATDLTFVEKLNNNHLGKSAPYLKPKPPKPGCQAAHFAIGHYAGNVGYNITGWLEKNKDPLNDTVVDQFKKGQNALIKEIFADHPGQSGDAGGAAGGKGGRGKKGGGFATVSSAYKEQLNNLMTTLRSTQPHFVRCIIPNELKQPGLIDSHLVMHQLTCNGVLEGIRICRKGFPNRMVYPDFKLRYMILAPAIMTAEKDPKEAARKCLESVQLDPESYRIGHTKVFFRAGVLGQMEELRDDRLSKIVSWLQAYIRGYLSRKEYKKLQEQRLALQVVQRNLRKYLQLRTWPWWKLWQKVKPLLNVTRVEDEIAKLEEKAAKAQEAFEKEEKLRKELEVLNAKLLEEKTALLSNLEGEKGSLSETQERAAKLQAQKTDLENQLRDTQDRLTQEEDARNQLFQAKKKLEQEVSGLKKDVEDLELSVQKSEQDKATKDHQIRNLNDEIAHQDELINKLNKEKKMQGESNQKTGEELQAAEDKVNHLNKVKQKLEQTLDELEDSLEREKKLRADVEKQRRKVEGDLKLTQEAVADLERNKKELEQTIQRKDKEISSLTAKLEDEQSLVSKLQKQIKELQARIEELEEEVESERQARAKAEKQRADLARELEELGERLEEAGGATSAQIELNKKREAELSKLRRDLEEANIQHESTLANLRKKHNDAVAEMGEQLDQLNKLKAKAEHDRASCYNELNNTRAAVDQVAREKAAQEKIVKQLQHSLNEVQNKADEANRTLNDLDAAKKKLSIENSDLLRQLEEAESQVSQLSKIKVSLTTQLEDTKRLADEEARERATLLGKFRNLEHDLDNIREQVEEEAEGKADLQRQLSKANAEAQLWRSKYESEGVARSEELEEAKRKLQARLAEAEETIESLNQKVVALEKTKQRLATEVEDLQLEVDRATAIANAAEKKQKAFDKIIGEWKLKVDDLAAELDASQKECRNYSTELFRLKGAYEEGQEQLEAVRRENKNLADEVKDLLDQIGEGGRNIHEIEKARKRLEAEKDELQAALEEAESALEQEENKVLRAQLELSQVRQEIDRRIQEKEEEFENTRKNHQRALDSMQASLEAEAKGKAEALRMKKKLEADINELEIALDHANKANAEAQKNIKRYQAQIKDLQTALEEEQRARDDAREQLGISERRANALQNELEESRTLLEQADRARRQAEQELGDAHEQLNELSAQNGSLSAAKRKLESELQTLHSDLDELLNEAKNSEEKAKKAMVDAARLADELRAEQEHAQTQEKLRKALEQQIKELQVRLDEAEANALKGGKKAIQKLEQRVRELENELDGEQRRHADAQKNLRKAERRIKELTFQAEEDRKNHERMQDLVDKLQQKIKTYKRQIEEAEEIAALNLAKFRKAQQELEEAEERADLAEQAISKFRGKGRAGSAARGVSPAPHRSRPALADGFGTFPPRFDLAPEDF, from the exons ATGCCGAAGCCAGTGGTCCAAGATGGAGAGGACCCCGATCCGACCCCATACCTGTTTGTATCTCTAGAACAGAAGCGTATCGACCAGAGCAAGCCTTACGATGGCAAGAAAGCATGCTGGGTGCCGGACGAAAAGGAGGGCTTCCTGCAGGGAGAAATTAAAGCCACCAAGGGCGACCTGGTGACTGTCAACCTACCTGGAGGCGAG ACCAAAGACTTCAAGAAGGATCTTGTAGGTCAAGTCAACCCACCTAAGTACGAGAAATGCGAGGACATGTCCAACTTGACATACCTCAACgacgcttcagttttgtataaCTTGAAGCAGAGATATTACCATAAGCTTATCTAC ACGTACTCGGGTCTCTTCTGTGTGGCTATCAACCCTTACAAGAGATTCCCCGTGTACACGTTCCGATGTGCCAAGCTGTACCGAGGCAAGCGTCGTTCGGAAGTACCCCCCCACATTTTCGCCATTTCCGACGGCGCTTACGTCAACATGTTGACCAACCACGAGAATCAATCTATGTTGATTAC CGGTGAGTCTGGTGCCGGAAAGACTGAGAACACGAAGAAGGTAATTGCGTACTTCGCCACCGTGGGTGCTTCCCAGAAGAAGGACCCCAACGCGGAGAAGAAGGGATCCCTGGAAGACCAGGTCGTACAAACTAACCCTGTGCTTGAAGCCTTCGGTAACGCCAAGACTGTGCGTAACGACAACTCCTCCCGTTTC GGTAAATTCATCCGTATCCACTTCGGCCCCTCTGGTAAACTGGCTGGTGCTGACATTGAGACCT ATCTGCTTGAGAAGGCCCGTGTCATCTCCCAACAGGCCCTTGAGCGTTCCTACCACATCTTCTACCAGATGATGTCTGGCTCCGTCCCCGGACTTAAGG ACATGTGCTTGTTGTCCAACGACATTCACGATTACTATAACGTCGCCCAGGGTAAGATTACCATCCCCAACGTAGATGACGGCGAGGAATGTTTGTTGACCGAC CAAGCCTTCGACATTCTGGGTTTCACCCAGGAAGAGAAGGACAACGTATACAAGATCACCGCCGCTGTCATGCACATGGGTTGCATGAAGTTCAAGCAGAGGGGTCGCGAGGAACAGGCTGAGGCTGACGGTACCGAG GACGGTGAGAGGGTCGCCAAGCTCCTCGGTGTCGACTGCCAGGACTTGTACAAGAACTTGTTGAAGCCCCGCATCAAGGTCGGAAACGAGTTCGTGACCCAGGGTCGTAACAAGGACCAGGTCACCAACTCCGTCGGTGCCCTTTGCAAGGGTATATTCGACAGGCTGTTCAAGTGGCTGGTGAAGAAGTGTAACGAGACCCTAGACACCAAGCAGAAGAGGCAGCACTTCATCGGTGTACTGGATATTGCCGGTTTCGAAATCTTCGAC TACAACGGATTCGAGCAACTCTGCATTAACTTCACCAATGAGAAGCTGCAGCAGTTCTTTAACCACCACATGTTCGTACTCGAGCAAGAAGAGTACAAAAAGGAGGGCATCAACTGGACCTTCATCGATTTCGGAATGGACTTGCTCGCTTGTATCGATCTTATCGAGAAG CCTATGGGTATCCTCTCCATCCTTGAGGAAGAGTCTATGTTCCCGAAAGCCACCGATCTAACCTTCGTTGAGAAGTTGAACAACAACCACTTGGGCAAGTCTGCTCCTTACCTGAAGCCCAAGCCCCCCAAGCCCGGTTGCCAGGCCGCTCACTTCGCCATTGGTCACTACGCCGGTAAC GTCGGCTACAACATCACTGGATGGCTTGAGAAGAACAAGGACCCCCTTAACGACACCGTCGTCGACCAGTTCAAGAAGGGTCAGAACGCGCTGATCAAGGAGATCTTTGCTGACCACCCTGGTCAGTCTGGTGACGCTGGTGGCGCCGCTGGTGGCAAGG GCGGTCGCGGTAAGAAGGGCGGTGGTTTCGCTACTGTCTCCTCCGCTTACAAG GAACAACTTAACAACTTGATGACAACTCTGAGGTCTACTCAGCCTCACTTCGTGCGTTGTATCATTCCCAACGAGTTGAAACAGCCTG GTCTCATCGACTCTCACCTTGTGATGCACCAGCTGACCTGTAACGGTGTGCTTGAGGGTATCCGTATTTGCCGTAAAGGTTTCCCCAACAGGATGGTCTACCCTGACTTCAAGCTCCG TTACATGATTCTTGCGCCCGCCATCATGACTGCCGAAAAAGATCCTAAAGAGGCAGCTAGGAAGTGTTTGGAATCAGTACAGCTTGACCCCGAAAGCTATCGTATTGGGCACACCAAG GTGTTCTTCCGCGCTGGTGTCCTGGGTCAGATGGAGGAGCTGCGTGACGACAGGCTGTCCAAGATCGTATCTTGGCTCCAGGCCTACATCCGTGGTTATCTGTCCCGTAAGGAGTACAAGAAGCTGCAGGAACAGAG ATTGGCTCTCCAAGTTGTCCAGCGCAACTTGCGCAAGTACCTGCAACTCCGCACCTGGCCCTGGTGGAAGTTGTGGCAGAAGGTCAAGCCTCTCCTCAACGTCACCCGTGTCGAGGATGAGATCGCG AAACTGGAGGAGAAGGCAGCGAAGGCCCAGGAGGCTTTCGAGAAGGAGGAGAAACTCCGCAAGGAGCTTGAGGTGCTCAACGCCAAGCTGCTTGAGGAGAAGACCGCTCTGCTGTCCAACCTCGAGGGCGAGAAGGGATCGCTGTCCGAGACCCAGGAGCGTGCCGCCAAGCTCCAGGCGCAGAAGACCGACCTCGAGAACCAACTTAGG GACACCCAGGACCGCCTGACCCAGGAGGAGGATGCCCGCAACCAGCTCTTCCAAGCCAAGAAGAAGTTGGAGCAGGAAGTCTCTGGCCTGAAGAAGGATGTCGAGGACCTCGAACTGTCCGTCCAGAAGTCCGAGCAGGACAAGGCCACCAAGGACCACCAGATCCGCAACTTGAACGACGAGATCGCCCACCAGGACGAGCTCATCAACAAGTTGAACAAGGAGAAGAAGATGCAGGGCGAGTCCAACCAGAAGACCGGCGAGGAGCTCCAGGCCGCCGAAGACAAGGTCAACCACCTCAACAAGGTCAAGCAGAAGCTCGAGCAAACCCTCGACGAGCTCGAGGACTCTCTTGAGCGCGAGAAGAAGCTGCGCGCCGACGTTGAGAAGCAGAGGAGGAAGGTCGAGGGAGACCTCAAGCTCACCCAGGAGGCCGTCGCCGACCTCGAGCGCAACAAGAAGGAACTGGAGCAGACCATCCAGCGCAAGGACAAGGAGATCTCGTCGCTCACCGCCAAGCTGGAGGACGAGCAGTCCCTTGTCAGCAAGCTGCAGAAACAGATCAAGGAACTGCAGGCCCGCATCGAAGAGTTGGAGGAGGAGGTCGAGTCCGAGCGCCAGGCCCGCGCTAAGGCTGAGAAGCAGCGCGCCGACCTCGCCCGCGAGCTCGAGGAGCTGGGTGAGCGCCTTGAGGAAGCCGGCGGTGCCACCTCCGCTCAGATCGAGCTGAACAAGAAGCGCGAGGCTGAGCTGAGCAAGCTGCGCCGCGACCTCGAGGAGGCCAACATCCAGCACGAGTCCACCCTCGCCAACCTCCGCAAGAAGCACAACGATGCCGTCGCCGAGATGGGCGAGCAGCTCGACCAGCTCAACAAGCTCAAGGCCAA GGCTGAGCACGACCGTGCATCTTGCTACAACGAGCTTAACAACACGCGCGCCGCTGTCGATCAAGTGGCAAGGGAAAAG GCTGCCCAAGAGAAGATCGTCAAGCAGCTCCAGCACTCTCTCAACGAGGTCCAGAACAAGGCTGATGAAGCCAACCGCACCCTCAACGACCTGGACGCCGCCAAGAAGAAGCTGTCCATTGAGAACTCCGACCTCCTCCGCCAACTGGAGGAGGCTGAGTCCCAGGTTTCGCAGCTGTCCAAGATCAAGGTCTCGCTCACCACCCAATTGGAAGACACCAAGAGGTTGGCCGACGAAGAGGCTAGG GAACGCGCTACACTTCTTGGCAAGTTCCGCAACCTCGAACACGACTTGGACAACATCCGCGAACAGGTCGAAGAGGAGGCTGAAGGCAAGGCTGACCTGCAGCGCCAGCTGTCCAAGGCCAACGCCGAGGCCCAGCTGTGGCGCTCCAAGTACGAGTCCGAGGGCGTCGCCCGCTCCGAGGAACTCGAGGAGGCCAAGCGCAAGCTCCAGGCCCGTCTCGCCGAAGCCGAGGAGACCATCGAATCCCTCAACCAGAAGGTCGTTGCCCTCGAGAAGACCAAGCAGCGCCTCGCCACCGAGGTCGAGGACCTGCAGCTCGAGGTCGACCGTGCCACCGCCATCGCCAACGCCGCCGAGAAGAAACAGAAGGCCTTCGACAAGATCATCGGAGAATGGAAGCTCAAGGTCGACGACCTCGCCGCCGAGCTCGACGCCAGCCAGAAGGAATGCCGCAACTACTCCACCGAATTGTTCCGCCTCAAGGGTGCCTACGAGGAAGGCCAGGAGCAGCTCGAGGCCGTCCGCCGCGAGAACAAGAACCTCGCCGACGAAGTCAAGGACTTGCTCGACCAGATCGGCGAAGGTGGCCGCAACATCCACGAGATCGAGAAGGCCAGGAAGCGTCTCGAGGCCGAAAAGGACGAGCTCCAGGCCGCCCTCGAGGAGGCTGAGTCTGCCCTCGAACAGGAGGAGAACAAGGTCCTGCGCGCTCAGCTCGAGCTGTCCCAGGTCAGACAGGAGATCGACAGGCGTATCCAGGAGAAGGAGGAGGAATTCGAGAACACCCGCAAGAACCACCAGCGCGCTCTCGACTCCATGCAGGCTTCCCTCGAAGCCGAGGCTAAGGGCAAGGCTGAGGCCCTGCGCATGAAGAAGAAGCTTGAGGCCGACATCAACGAGCTCGAGATTGCCCTCGACCACGCCAACAAGGCTAACGCTGAGGCCCAGAAGAACATCAAGCGCTACCAGGCCCAGATCAAGGACCTCCAGACCGCCCTCGAGGAGGAACAGCGCGCCCGCGACGACGCCCGCGAACAGCTCGGCATCTCGGAACGCCGCGCCAACGCTCTCCAGAACGAGCTGGAAGAGTCCCGCACACTCCTGGAACAGGCCGACCGTGCCCGCCGCCAGGCCGAACAGGAACTTGGCGACGCTCACGAACAGCTCAACGAACTGTCCGCCCAGAACGGTTCCCTGTCCGCTGCCAAGAGGAAACTCGAGTCCGAGCTGCAGACCCTGCACTCCGACCTCGACGAGCTCCTCAACGAGGCTAAGAACTCCGAGGAGAAGGCCAAGAAGGCGATGGTTGACGCCGCCCGCCTCGCCGACGAGCTCCGCGCTGAGCAGGAGCACGCCCAGACACAGGAGAAACTCCGCAAGGCCCTGGAGCAACAGATCAAGGAACTGCAGGTCAGGCTGGACGAGGCCGAGGCCAACGCGCTCAAGGGAGGCAAGAAGGCCATCCAGAAGCTCGAACAGAGGGTACGAGAGCTCGAGAACGAGCTTGACGGTGAACAGAGGAGACACGCCGACGCACAGAAGAACCTGCGCAAGGCCGAGAGGCGCATCAAGGAGCTCACGTTCCAGGCCGAGGAGGACCGCAAGAACCACGAACGCATGCAGGACCTCGTCGACAAACTGCAACAGAAGATCAAGACCTACAAGAGGCAGATCGAAGAAGCAGAAGAAATCGCCGCCCTCAACTTGGCTAAGTTCCGCAAGGCACAGCAGGAGTTGGAGGAGGCCGAGGAGAGGGCAGACCTCGCCGAACAGGCTATCAGCAAATTCCGTGGCAAGGGACGTGCAGGATCTGCCGCGAGAGGAGTCAGTCCGGCG CCCCATCGCTCGCGCCCTGCCCTGGCTGATGGCTTCGGCACCTTCCCACCTAGGTTCGACCTGGCGCCCGAGGATTTCTAA